The DNA window cctttttattattattcaatggtggaaacgggcttccatacaTACCTTATGAGATTAGTCATCTCTATAATAACATTTCCCTGATTtctatatttatagatataaatTCAGACAtcaacttggaaaaaaaattaaaagctcaTTGCAAATTTTGATCTCACttttctgacctttttttttttcctcacaaatcCAAGTTCATATTGCACATTTTGGAGCATTGTGAGGTTGTGAGGTATCTTGCAATTACAAAAAACGTGCATAAGACATCTTCTCAAAGTATTTTGTAGTTTACATCTCAcacttttcaaaattaaaaaaaaggaaccaAATATATGGTTCCAAAAACATGACTTCATTTCGCAGGgaaaagttttttaaatattaagcaatttTGTTGAAAGAATTTTTCTTAGAAGCAATTagtactgtcaaatgattaatcacgattaataattttttgtaatacacatatttttacacacatatttttacataatatatgtgtgtatttatttattatgtgcataaatacacatgaaatacacagaaaaatattgcatttatatattaaatatatttatatatttaaaaattgtatgaacacacacacacacacacacacacatatatatatatatatatatatatatatatatatatatatatatatatatataggtaaatatttttctaaatatgtgtatattcctaataaacatacacaatacacacacatatattatgtaaacataatgtttattttggatgtaattaatttcacagttttagaaaaaaaaactgattttgcacaatgtttttaaagaactattttaattaaattaaatgaaattatttcatgtattataatttttacacaaacttaatcagaaatgtttcttcaggATAAAATCACCATAGTagaatcatttttaaaggatcatatgacaccaAGGACTTAAGTAATGATTTATCTTCATCGCAGGAATtgattacattgtaaaaaatgcCTTACTGAGCGTAAGAGACTTCTttgaaaaaacgttttttattaTACTTGCCCCATGATttgaaacagtattttttaatatttaaggaCAAAGCAGGCATCTACTCACCAACTCGAGCTGTAATGACTCCAAGGAACAGCAGGATGATGGAGACGTAAGACTCCGGTTCAGTCCCTGCTGGCGCGTTCTCAAATAGCACAGTGTTATTGGTCCAGTGAATGGAGGAACGGTCTGGCAGCAGGGGCTGGTTGCTGCCTCCACGCAGCGGGTATCCGTGCCTCTGGTGACCTCCGGTCATCCCTCCCACATCTGACGCATTCCCCATATTTAGCACGCTGAGGTCCATGGGGCTGCCGGGGGCAAACACGGAGCACAAACAAAGCAACAGGCAAACTAGGTGCAGAGCGCTGGAAATGACCCCAGTGTTGACCAGGCCACATGCTTTGCGCAGCTTTGTGAAAAGCACGGTACCCAGAAGCCCCGCCACAGCAGACACGCCCATCAGAATGCTGAGCAGCGAGCCGCTGATGCCCTGGGTGTAAGCGTAGCCGGTGGTGATGCAGTCGAAGCCCAGCACCGTGGTGTAAAGGAAGGCCAGGCCCAGGCCGGCGAGGAACACGGGCTGTCTGTAATACGCCCTCCACCCTTCCTGGCAGGTGCTGAGGAGCCCGCGCAGCCGATGGAGGCACGCTGGTATTCGCCTTATTTCTTGTAAATGCAGGCTGGTGCTGTCCTCTGAGACGGCAGCAGCTGGACGTGCTGAGGTCCTGCCTGAACAAACCAAGGTGGATTATATATATCAGTAATTCTAtctttatatctgtctgttAGTCCGCACtggtcaacatttgaagtggatcatcaaaattgtcctaaaaccaaaaaacaagtgAACTTTTTTTGATCCGCTTCAAAtgttctctatctatctatctatctatctatctatctatctatctatctatctatctatctatctgtctatctatctatctatgtctgttgtttatctttttattgttttatcattcTGTCTATCATTCTGTTTTCTATCTGTGATCATATCTGTTTTGCTGTTCTTTATGTCCATAAGACTTAAAAACCTTCAAATTATagcttttttcaatttttttcttgaCTTTCAAACAGAAGCTTATTAATCCCATTTTTGCTAGAAATGAGTTATATGAATGTCAATCCATTGTTCATTGTTCTCCTTCCTCtccatttaaactgcatttcagTCCAAATTCACTAATTAACTAAATTGgaattctaaagaaaaaaaaccacactTCTACAAAGGCATTGTAGATTATCTGCAATGTCGACTAAAACGCACATCAACTTCAAATATACGTTATATTTCATGGGTTTAAATCTTTCATTACCTTGTGAACgttttctttcccttttcttCTCTAAATAGCTTTGATGTTCCATAGCCGGTGGTTTGACGGACAGCGCTGGTACGATCCGGTAGACTCTGGAGAGGAAGATGAACTCTACAATGAGGGACACCAGATTCCATCCTAAGATGAAGCCACAGCCAACCACATTAGAGGCCAGGGTCATTACCTGACCCACCGCCAGTGGAGCCAGGATGTTGGTCACCTGATCGATCCGCCTCATTGTAGCGTTCATTCCTGCATGGAGGTAATCAAAActcaatttttttgcattgtagtTGTAGGCTCATTAGAGCTCATTCAGCTTTTTTCTCCTGTGTGGAGCGCTTTTCGAGAGAAGATGCACTACATGTTTAATTGCAAGTGATACACAGTATCTACGCGTTTGCCTGGTCGATTTCAAAACACCTGCGATTGCCAATTCGCAGATTAGCATTACGTTAAGTGAAGTAAAGTCCGTACCTGCGAGATGACCGCGGTTGTAGCCTGTGATCACCACTATCCAGTCTCTCTGGATGGCAATGGTGAGAGCTGTGCTGGCGAGGTTCGCTACATCTGCCAGGACGATCACCACCGTATAACAAACCACCTTGTGTGAGTTGTGTGATGCAATAAGTTACTATGCTATGTCATAACAGCAGGAATGCTTATGTTCAGCAATGACTAGCCAGAGGCAGCAGGCACACAGTGCTACACATAATTGCATTCTGAAAGGGCATAATAAGGGCACACTTTTAGGGTACGAACAACGTAAGAGGGACTCACGGTTAGCCACCCATCCCAGATCTCCTCAATCCACTTTTTGTACGAGAACACCAACATGAGCACGATGCTGCAGACGGTCACTGAGATATTCTGAATAAATAGGGAAGCGTGGGCCACTGTTGAGATGGATAGAGAGGCAATTAGCATACTtaaaataaaccccaaaaatattttcaatcagttgaaaataaaaattcttctcaaaattaaaaaaaattaaaaaattctatgtatataatttcataacCTGTTTAAGgacctttgttgttgttgttattattattattattatttatattttatattattataatttaaaaatttattaaaatttaaaataggtttttttctatttttctaaagcaacaaaacctgttttaacaccattattatgttattatttatttatttatttattaatgaagcattttttttttcattgatatTTTTTGACAgtctaaatgattaaaatggtGAAATATTCAATCTTGAGAATATGGAAGGTACTTAATTGGCATGTAAATTTGTGACATATTAAAGCAAACGTTAATAACAGTCATGACATCTATCTCtcgtattttttttacaatacataatgcattttcaCCTTTGTTTCTCGGGTTGCGGTCAACCCAGTCTCCGATCAAAGCCCCTAACAAAAGCACCGATCCGGCCACCACCAGTCCAAA is part of the Puntigrus tetrazona isolate hp1 chromosome 16, ASM1883169v1, whole genome shotgun sequence genome and encodes:
- the si:ch211-254p10.2 gene encoding solute carrier family 40 member 1 gives rise to the protein MSLRTEGVQCGGVAVEFDDDNDRDSPVIKARNIPRSALIYLKGPKFLIYVSGALSMWGDRMWHFAISVFLIELYGHNLLLTGIFGLVVAGSVLLLGALIGDWVDRNPRNKVAHASLFIQNISVTVCSIVLMLVFSYKKWIEEIWDGWLTVVCYTVVIVLADVANLASTALTIAIQRDWIVVITGYNRGHLAGMNATMRRIDQVTNILAPLAVGQVMTLASNVVGCGFILGWNLVSLIVEFIFLSRVYRIVPALSVKPPAMEHQSYLEKKRERKRSQGRTSARPAAAVSEDSTSLHLQEIRRIPACLHRLRGLLSTCQEGWRAYYRQPVFLAGLGLAFLYTTVLGFDCITTGYAYTQGISGSLLSILMGVSAVAGLLGTVLFTKLRKACGLVNTGVISSALHLVCLLLCLCSVFAPGSPMDLSVLNMGNASDVGGMTGGHQRHGYPLRGGSNQPLLPDRSSIHWTNNTVLFENAPAGTEPESYVSIILLFLGVITARVGLWSFDLTVTQLLQETICESERGVVNGVQSSMNYLMDLLHFIMVISAPQPQHFGILVIISILFIFTGHTMYFLYARKVKKKPRTNT